One stretch of Comamonas testosteroni DNA includes these proteins:
- a CDS encoding acyl-CoA thioesterase, with protein MNEVAMASKRFVTQVPIRFAHCDPAGIIFFPQYLVLFNGLVEDWFNQALGLSYADMLHKDKVGLPIVHLECDFRAITRMGETVSLGLSVAKLGNRSLTLDVDCRGPEGQLRVMAQKVLVFTSLQTHQAITAPQHIRHAIERWQSSFNPTENRS; from the coding sequence ATGAATGAAGTGGCAATGGCTTCAAAACGCTTTGTGACGCAGGTGCCGATTCGTTTTGCGCACTGCGATCCGGCGGGCATCATCTTCTTTCCCCAATATCTGGTGTTGTTCAACGGGCTGGTCGAAGACTGGTTCAACCAGGCGCTGGGCCTGAGCTATGCGGACATGCTGCACAAGGACAAGGTGGGCCTGCCCATCGTGCATCTGGAATGCGACTTTCGTGCCATCACCCGCATGGGCGAAACCGTGAGTCTGGGCCTGTCGGTTGCCAAGCTGGGCAATCGTTCGTTGACGCTCGATGTGGATTGCAGAGGTCCTGAGGGACAGCTGCGCGTGATGGCGCAGAAAGTGCTGGTCTTCACCAGTCTTCAAACCCATCAGGCCATCACTGCGCCGCAACATATCCGCCACGCAATCGAGCGTTGGCAAAGTTCATTCAATCCAACAGAAAACAGGAGTTGA